From the genome of SAR324 cluster bacterium:
AAATTGATGTCGGTTCTCTTAACCTTCGAGGCCATCGAGGCAGGCAAAACAAGCTTGAATGACATTGTAGTGACTTCTACAAAAGCCAGTAAAATTGGTGGCACACAAGTCTTCTTGAAGGAAGGAGAAGAATTTACCGTCCAAGAACTTTTGAAGGCCATGATTGTGCGATCAGCCAATGATGCGACGTTTGCTATGGCTGAGCATGTTTCAGGGAATGAGGATTCCTTTGTACGCCTGATGAACCAAAGAGCCAAAGAATTGGGGATGGCTCATACAGAGTTTCACTCTCCTCATGGTCTTCCTCCTAGTCGAGGAGAAAAACATGACGTCAGTACCGCATACGATCTTTTTCTCTTAGCTAGATTTATCCTCCAGAATCATCCTCAATATCTAGAGTGGTCAGCAATTGAGATTGATTCATTCCGAGCAGGGACATTTCAATTGGTCAACACCAATCGTAAGTTGATGAGAGCTTATAATGGCATGGATGGGATGAAGACAGGATATTACCGAGCGGCTGGATTCAATTTGGTCTCCACCGCGAAAAGAGGAGAGCGACGGTTAATCAGTGCGGTGATGGGTTCTCCAAATGTAAAATGGCGAAGCAGAATTACATCGCATTTGCTGGACAAAGGATTTAATGA
Proteins encoded in this window:
- a CDS encoding D-alanyl-D-alanine carboxypeptidase, which translates into the protein MKTMIGTPKNFAWILAVQFALALTFLPSLVSADQALKKFRPNYKAVLMADADTGRVLFAEQEHLKVYPASLVKLMSVLLTFEAIEAGKTSLNDIVVTSTKASKIGGTQVFLKEGEEFTVQELLKAMIVRSANDATFAMAEHVSGNEDSFVRLMNQRAKELGMAHTEFHSPHGLPPSRGEKHDVSTAYDLFLLARFILQNHPQYLEWSAIEIDSFRAGTFQLVNTNRKLMRAYNGMDGMKTGYYRAAGFNLVSTAKRGERRLISAVMGSPNVKWRSRITSHLLDKGFNEYQTTELVEAEKIISQTVLVEDGQHKKVSLKPQMSASLLLGPGEEDQVKLFYQLPEKVVAPVEKGSMLGTLELRMGGKTMRQIPLVAAEEVPTQS